The Coregonus clupeaformis isolate EN_2021a chromosome 8, ASM2061545v1, whole genome shotgun sequence genome has a segment encoding these proteins:
- the LOC121572875 gene encoding gap junction alpha-9 protein-like: protein MGDWNFLGGILEEVHIHSTIVGKIWLTILFIFRMLALGVAAEGMWNDEQADFICNTEQPGCRNVCYDRAFPISLIRYWVLQVIFVSSPSLVYMGHAIYQLRALEKTRHTKKAVLRRELEAVDVELIEVRRRIEREMRQLDLGKLNKAPLRGSLLQTYVAHIITRSVVEVGFMMCQYLLYGHHLDPLFKCEREPCPNVVDCFVSRPTEKNIFMMFMQGIAAVSLFLSLLEIMHLSYKKLKKGILANHPHLKDDLEDYYVSKSKRNSVMQQVNMGGTSEGRKSTIPTARSGYTFLLEKQGNGPTYPLLNASSAFFPIQGDPGVKPGTDSHNTDSKEGVLPSPTEHNSNSNTSSETTRSPSVDKQDEPEDLVVHPLPHHMDPLPCHIDPLAHLPHHVGFKSQASGYPTLPVVDASSCPTLSVIVRKPRRVSAPWNCSTVVEGNGSNSGDSYPGTISMKPRCSFAASRVRAFSKPDLKRMSRPHSPDSIGELSSASRHSHDGNSPPVGPPNR, encoded by the coding sequence ATGGGAGATTGGAACTTCCTGGGTGGGATCTTGGAGGAAGTGCATATCCACTCTACCATAGTGGGAAAGATCTGGCTGACCATCCTCTTCATCTTCCGGATGCTAGCACTTGGCGTTGCTGCAGAAGGCATGTGGAACGACGAGCAGGCCGACTTCATCTGCAACACAGAACAGCCAGGGTGCCGCAATGTGTGCTACGACCGagccttccccatctctctcatccGCTACTGGGTTCTCCAGGTCATCTTCGTCTCCTCGCCCTCTCTGGTTTATATGGGCCACGCCATCTACCAGCTGCGAGCTCTGGAGAAGACGCGTCACACTAAAAAGGCAGTTCTGCGTCGGGAGCTGGAGGCAGTGGACGTGGAGCTGATCGAGGTGCGGAGACGTATCGAGAGGGAGATGAGACAACTGGATCTGGGGAAGCTCAACAAGGCTCCGCTGAGGGGGTCCCTGCTACAGACCTATGTGGCCCACATCATCACTCGGTCTGTGGTGGAGGTGGGTTTCATGATGTGCCAGTACCTCCTCTATGGCCACCACCTGGACCCTCTATTTAAGTGCGAGAGGGAGCCCTGCCCAAACGTGGTGGACTGCTTTGTCTCCAGGCCCACAGAAAAAAACATCTTCATGATGTTCATGCAGGGCATCGCCGCCGTGTCCCTCTTCCTCAGCCTCTTGGAGATCATGCACCTGAGCTACAAGAAGCTCAAGAAGGGCATCCTGGCCAACCAcccacatctcaaggatgacctgGAAGACTACTATGTTAGCAAGTCCAAAAGAAACTCTGTCATGCAACAGGTTAACATGGGGGGCACCTCTGAGGGCCGCAAGTCTACTATCCCCACAGCACGGAGTGGGTACACATTCCTGCTGGAGAAGCAGGGTAATGGACCCACGTATCCCCTCCTCAATGCGTCCTCTGCTTTTTTTCCCATTCAGGGGGACCCTGGAGTCAAGCCAGGTACAGACAGCCACAATACAGACAGTAAGGAGGGAGTGCTGCCAAGTCCTACTGAGCACAACAGCAACTCAAACACCAGCAGTGAGACGACTCGGTCTCCCTCTGTGGACAAGCAGGATGAGCCAGAGGACCTTGTCGTGCACCCTCTACCCCATCACATGGACCCTCTACCCTGTCACATAGATCCTCTCGCCCATCTCCCCCACCACGTGGGCTTCAAGTCACAGGCCTCGGGGTACCCCACCCTACCTGTGGTAGATGCCTCCTCATGCCCGACCCTTTCGGTCATTGTGAGGAAACCCCGGCGGGTCAGTGCCCCCTGGAACTGTTCCACAGTGGTGGAAGGGAATGGCTCAAATAGTGGGGACTCCTACCCTGGGACAATAAGCATGAAGCCACGCTGCAGCTTTGCTGCCAGCCGAGTCAGAGCCTTCTCTAAGCCGGACCTCAAGAGAATGAGCAGACCCCATAGCCCAGACTCAATAGGAGAGCTGAGCTCTGCGTCCCGGCACAGCCACGATGGCAACAGTCCTCCTGTCGGCCCTCCCAACCGCTGA
- the LOC121572876 gene encoding c-Myc-binding protein, protein MSYYRASESKREQFRRYLEKAGVLDSLTNVLVALYEETEKPNNALDFLKHHLGVAGVETADAEALRLGLSELQQKCELLMEENKELRKRVLQYEPAPEDGAAE, encoded by the exons ATGTCTTATTACAGA GCTTCTGAATCAAAGAGGGAACAATTTCGAAGGTATCTCGAAAAAGCTGGTGTTCTTGACAGTCTTACAAATG TGTTGGTGGCCCTGTACgaagagacagagaaaccgaATAATGCTTTGGA CTTTCTAAAGCATCACCTTGGTGTGGCTGGGGTGGAGACCGCAGATGCAGAGGCACTCCGTTTGGGGCTGTCTGAGCTACAGCAGAAGTGTGAGCTGCTCATGGAGGAAAACAAAGAACTCAGAAAGAGG GTTCTGCAGTATGAACCAGCACCTGAGGATGGCGCAGCGGAGTAA
- the LOC121571859 gene encoding ras-related GTP-binding protein C encodes MSIQYEEPALAESYGVVDSFPKDFGYGVEEPDIEEESTTSGDSKPRILLMGLRRSGKSSIQKVVFHKMSPNETLFLESTNKIYKDDISSSSFVNFQIWDFPGQVDFFDPTFDYEMIFRGTGALIFVIDAQDDYVEALGRLHLTVSRAYRVNPEINFEVFIHKVDGLSDDHKIETQRDVHQRANDDLADASLEKLHLSFYLTSIYDHSIFEAFSKVVQKLIPQLPTLENLVNIFISNSGIEKAFLFDVVSKIYIATDSSPVDMQSYELCCDMIDVVIDVSCIYGLREDGSGSAYDKESLAIIKLNNTTILYLKEVTKFLALVCILREESFEKKGLIDYNFHCFRKAIQEVFEVGSLTQRTGRLQPSSSNNSLSSVKFGVLNGSAV; translated from the exons ATGTCGATTCAGTACGAGGAGCCTGCATTGGCAGAGAGCTATGGTGTTGTGGACTCTTTCCCAAAGGATTTTGGCTACGGAGTGGAGGAACCAGATATCGAGGAGGAGAGCACGACATCAGGTGACAGTAAACCAAGGATCCTGTTGATGGGATTGCGGAGAAGTGGGAAGTCATCTATTCAAAAG GTTGTATTCCACAAGATGTCGCCCAACGAGACACTATTCTTGGAGAGCACCAACAAAATCTACAAGGATGACATCTCCAGCAGCTCTTTCGTAAATTTTCAAATCTGGGACTTCCCTGGTCAGGTGGACTTCTTTGACCCTACCTTCGACTATGAGATGATTTTCAGGGGCACGGGGGCTTTGATATTCGTCATTGATGCTCAG GATGATTATGTTGAAGCCTTGGGGAGGCTACATCTCACAGTGTCCCGAGCCTACAGGGTCAACCCAGAGATCAACTTTGAGGTGTTTATCCATAAGGTTGATGGCCTGTCAGACGATCACAAGATAGAAACCCAAAGAGATGTCCATCAGAGAGCCAACGATGACCTGGCAGATGCCAGCCTGGAGAAGCTTCATCTCAG CTTTTATTTGACCAGCATCTATGACCACTCTATATTTGAGGCTTTCAGTAAAGTTGTCCAGAAGCTCATTCCTCAGCTACCAACATTGGAAAACCTTGTGAACATTTTCATATCA AACTCTGGGATTGAGAAAGCCTTCCTATTTGACGTGGTCAGTAAGATCTACATCGCCACCGACAGCTCCCCTGTGGACATGCAGTCATACGAGCTTTGCTGTGACATGATCGATGTTGTCATCGACGTCTCTTGTATCTATGG CCTGAGGGAAGATGGAAGTGGCAGTGCCTATGATAAGGAGTCTTTGGCCATCATTAAGCTCAACAACACCACCATACTCTACCTGAAAGAGGTCACCAAGTTCCTAGCCCTCGTTTGCATCCTTAGAGAGGAGAGCTTTGAaaagaaag GTTTAATAGACTATAACTTCCATTGTTTCCGCAAAGCCATCCAGGAGGTGTTTGAAGTGGGGTCATTGACACAGAGGACAGGCAGACTACAGCCAAGCTCGTCCAACAACAGCTTGTCCAGCGTAAAATTTGGTGTATTAAACGGAAGTGCTGTTTAG
- the LOC121571860 gene encoding four and a half LIM domains protein 3: MSDRFDCGECKESLYGRKYIQVEDVPHCIPCYDRLYANTCQECKELIAHNARELFYEDRHYHQHCFRCFRCDRSLADEPFTSQEEALLCNDCYCNEFSSKCVACDKTVMPGSKKLEYEGSAWHENCFVCHGCEKPIGAQSFIPDKDHYYCVPCYEGRFAPQCSHCKKALATGGVSYKDETWHKECFVCTGCKIPLAGQPFTSQGDTPYCVKCFSSIYAQKCASCNSPITGFGEGKYISFQDRQWHQPCFKCSRCSVSLVGAGFFPDRDQILCGDCNNDQEDQ; the protein is encoded by the exons ATGAGTGACCGTTTTGACTGTGGCGAGTGCAAGGAGTCCCTGTACGGACGCAAATACATCCAAGTGGAGGACGTTCCCCACTGTATCCCCTGCTATGACCGCCTGTATGCCAACACATGTCAGGAGTGTAAGGAGCTCATCGCACACAATGCACGG gagCTGTTCTATGAGGACAGACACTACCACCAACACTGTTTCCGTTGTTTCCGCTGTGACCGCTCCCTGGCGGACGAGCCCTTCACCAGCCAGGAGGAGGCGCTGCTGTGCAATGATTGCTATTGCAATGAGTTCTCCTCCAAGTGCGTGGCCTGCGACAAGACCGTCATGCCAG GCTCAAAGAAGTTGGAGTATGAGGGCTCTGCATGGCACGAGAACTGCTTTGTGTGCCATGGCTGTGAGAAGCCCATCGGTGCCCAGTCCTTCATCCCAGACAAAGACCACTACTACTGTGTACCGTGCTACGAGGGCAGGTTCGCACCGCAATGCAGCCACTGCAAAAAG GCGCTGGCGACAGGGGGTGTGAGCTACAAGGATGAGACGTGGCACAAAGAGTGTTTCGTGTGCACGGGATGCAAGATCCCACTGGCCGGCCAGCCCTTCACCTCCCAGGGAGACACGCCCTACTGCGTCAAGTGCTTCAGCAGCATCTACGCACAGAAGTGTGCCTCCTGTAACTCGCCCATCACAG GGTTTGGCGAGGGGAAGTATATTTCTTTCCAGGATCGTCAATGGCACCAGCCCTGCTTCAAGTGCTCCCGCTGCTCCGTCTCTCTGGTTGGGGCCGGCTTCTTCCCCGACCGAGACCAGATCCTGTGTGGAGACTGCAACAACGACCAAGAAGACCAATGA